In Janthinobacterium sp. B9-8, the genomic stretch GAGTAATTTATATCTGCATGCGGTCTTTGATGGCATGTATGACATGCTGCAAGATCTTTACCCTGATCGCCCGCAAGCCGCCCTGCCAGATTGCGAGCGCATGCTGCGTACCGCGGTGACGAGTCTGGTGCAAGCCCCCCATTTGCAGCGCGATGAATTGCGTGTTCTTTAGCCAATAAAAAACCCCGCGCTGAAACCAGTGCGGGGTTTTTAACATTTAATCGGGCAGATTAAAGGCTGTAGTACATATCGAACTCAACCGGGTGAGTGCTCATGCGGATGCGGTTTACTTCTTGCATCTTCAATTCGATATAGCTGTCGATCCAGTCATTGCTAAATACGCCGCCACGAGTTAGGAACTCACGGTCTTTATCTAGCGCATCCAGTGCTTCATCCAAAGATGAGCAAACTGTTGGGATCAGTTTGTCTTCTTCTGGTGGCAAGTCGTACAGGTTTTTGTCTGCAGGATCGCCTGGATGAATCTTGTTTTGCACGCCATCCAAGCCCGCCATCAAGAGGGCAGAGAAGCACAGGTATGGGTTAGCCAATGGATCTGGGAAACGCGCTTCAATACGACGGCCTTTGTCGCTTGATACGTGTGGAATACGGATCGAAGCAGAGCGGTTGCGTGCTGAGTAAGCCAATTTAACCGGCGCTTCATAATGCGGAACCAAGCGCTTGTAGCTGTTTGTGCCCGGATTAGTAATCGCATTCAAAGCTTTGGCGTGCTTGATGATACCGCCGATATAAAACAGGGCGAATTCGCTCAAACCAGCGTAGGCATTACCTGCAAACAGGTTTTTGCCGTCTTTCCAAACCGATTGGTGAACGTGCATACCGCTACCGTTATCGCCAACGATAGGCTTAGGCATAAAGGTAGCTGTTTTGCCGTATTGGTCTGCAACATTGTGCACTACGTATTTCAGGATTTGAGTCCAGTCTGCGCGTTGTACCAAGGTGCTGAATTTAGTACCAATTTCATTCTGGCCCGCGTTCGCCACTTCGTGGTGGAACACTTCAACAGGTACACCTAGCTCTTCCAGAATCAGTACCATGGTGGCACGGATATCCTGGTGGCTATCGACAGGAGGAACTGGGAAGTAACCGCCTTTGAGACGTGGACGGTGGCCTTTATTACCGCCTTCTACTTTATTGGCAGTCGCCCAAGCGCCTTCGTCGGATTCAATTTTGTAGAAGCAGCCTGACAAATCGGAGCCAAAACGGATGCCGTCAAAAATAAAGAATTCTGGTTCTGGGCCAAAGTAAGCAGTGTCACCCAAGCCAGTGGCTTTCAGGTATTGCTCAGCACGCTTAGCAACCGAGCGTGGATCACGATCGTAGCCCTTACCTGTAT encodes the following:
- the glnA gene encoding type I glutamate--ammonia ligase — protein: MAVADVLNLIQENGLKFVDLRFTDTMGKEQHVTVPSHVVDEEWFTTGHAFDGSSIAGWKGIQASDMLLMPDASTANIDPFYDEPTLFMTCDVVEPDTGKGYDRDPRSVAKRAEQYLKATGLGDTAYFGPEPEFFIFDGIRFGSDLSGCFYKIESDEGAWATANKVEGGNKGHRPRLKGGYFPVPPVDSHQDIRATMVLILEELGVPVEVFHHEVANAGQNEIGTKFSTLVQRADWTQILKYVVHNVADQYGKTATFMPKPIVGDNGSGMHVHQSVWKDGKNLFAGNAYAGLSEFALFYIGGIIKHAKALNAITNPGTNSYKRLVPHYEAPVKLAYSARNRSASIRIPHVSSDKGRRIEARFPDPLANPYLCFSALLMAGLDGVQNKIHPGDPADKNLYDLPPEEDKLIPTVCSSLDEALDALDKDREFLTRGGVFSNDWIDSYIELKMQEVNRIRMSTHPVEFDMYYSL